A window from Fragaria vesca subsp. vesca linkage group LG5, FraVesHawaii_1.0, whole genome shotgun sequence encodes these proteins:
- the LOC101313321 gene encoding serpin-ZX-like, translating to MDNKDDGRRISYTPEQCTPYNPSSPVYTPSSSAYTPSSPGYTPTTPGSPEYNPSFPQYTPYSPYSTVYTPSSSAYSPTSPGSPEYHPSSPQYTPYPPPYTPYSTAYIPQVYHPTQQNGVPSYIPSPSLYSPSRYTAAGHTIMNSTHPPPSFKPSKELRESIKNQTDVALGITKHLLLTLGKDKNMVYSPLSIHIGLGMIMSGTKGHIQDQFLSFLKSKSINELNDLASNVYPLVFADGESKGGPRISFANGVWVEESLHVKPCFKEALDATYKGALNHVDFRTRAEEVRYEVNSWVDKKTSGLIKDILSPGSVSRKTDLILASALYFKGAWNEKFDESMTKEFDFHLQGGSSVKAPFMTSSRYQFISVFDSFKVLKLPYKHGEDYDRRFCMCVFLPNETDGLQALVERVCSESIDGYIPRTSVPVGKFLIPKFKISAEFDPLPVLKPLGFSFENGHLTEMVEGRAVALNMFQKSFIEVNEEGTEAAAVYITRGPGYSSGIDPPKPIPVDFVADHPFLYLIREDVTGTVMFVGHVLNPIKEK from the coding sequence ATGGACAACAAAGATGATGGTCGCCGTATTTCGTATACTCCCGAGCAATGTACTCCGTATAACCCTAGTTCTCCGGTGTATACTCCTAGTTCTTCGGCCTACACTCCTAGTTCTCCGGGGTATACTCCTACTACTCCGGGTTCTCCGGAGTATAATCCTAGTTTTCCGCAGTATACTCCTTACTCTCCTTACTCTACTGTGTATACTCCTAGTTCTTCGGCCTATTCTCCTACTTCTCCGGGTTCTCCGGAGTATCATCCTAGTTCTCCGCAGTATACTCCTTACCCTCCACCGTATACTCCTTACTCTACAGCTTACATTCCACAAGTATATCACCCTACGCAACAAAATGGAGTCCCTTCGTATATTCCTTCCCCTTCATTGTACTCTCCTTCACGTTACACTGCCGCGGGTCATACGATCATGAATAGTACTCATCCACCGCCTTCCTTCAAACCATCTAAGGAACTCAGAGAATCCATTAAAAACCAGACCGATGTTGCACTGGGAATCACAAAGCACCTGCTTCTGACTTTAGGCAAGGACAAGAACATGGTGTACTCCCCATTGTCCATCCACATTGGTCTTGGCATGATAATGTCTGGGACGAAGGGTCATATCCAGGACCAGTTTCTCTCTTTCTTGAAGTCCAAGTCCATCAACGAGCTCAATGATCTCGCCTCCAATGTCTATCCTCTGGTCTTTGCGGATGGAGAATCAAAGGGCGGGCCTCGCATTTCATTTGCCAATGGTGTTTGGGTTGAAGAGTCTCTCCATGTCAAGCCTTGTTTCAAAGAGGCACTGGACGCCACTTACAAGGGAGCATTGAATCATGTCGACTTTAGAACAAGGGCTGAGGAAGTGCGTTATGAAGTGAATTCATGGGTCGACAAGAAGACCAGTGGCCTTATTAAAGACATTCTATCTCCAGGGTCTGTTAGCAGAAAAACAGATCTCATCCTCGCTAGTGCATTATACTTCAAAGGAGCTTGGAATGAAAAGTTCGATGAATCAATGACAAAAGAATTTGATTTCCATCTCCAGGGTGGGAGTTCAGTGAAGGCACCCTTCATGACAAGTTCAAGATACCAGTTCATAAGTGTCTTTGACAGCTTCAAAGTCTTGAAGCTTCCCTACAAGCATGGTGAAGATTACGATCGTCGTTTCTGTATGTGCGTGTTTCTTCCAAATGAAACAGATGGACTACAAGCTTTGGTTGAGAGGGTTTGTTCCGAGTCTATAGATGGATATATTCCCCGCACATCTGTTCCAGTTGGTAAATTTTTGATCCCAAAGTTTAAGATATCTGCCGAGTTTGATCCTCTCCCTGTTCTGAAACCGTTAGGATTCTCTTTTGAAAATGGGCATTTGACCGAGATGGTGGAGGGTCGTGCTGTTGCTCTCAACATGTTCCAAAAATCTTTTATTGAAGTTAATGAAGAAGGCACTGAGGCTGCTGCTGTTTATATTACACGCGGACCTGGTTACTCATCGGGTATTGATCCACCCAAACCTATTCCTGTAGATTTTGTGGCAGATCACCCGTTCCTTTATCTAATCAGGGAAGACGTGACTGGAACGGTCATGTTCGTTGGGCACGTCCTAAACCCCATTAAAGAAAAATAA